A single region of the Sorghum bicolor cultivar BTx623 chromosome 7, Sorghum_bicolor_NCBIv3, whole genome shotgun sequence genome encodes:
- the LOC8057870 gene encoding uncharacterized protein LOC8057870 isoform X2, with translation MVAWWRRKVLPRARRAWAAVAARLRARKPGSGGILKLHEDVQTCGYKDVQVMFDMLTSELEAAAQAQKAPPSPPRKQALPPAWPGRSTIAAAQ, from the exons ATGGTGGCGTGGTGGCGGAGGAAGGTGCTGCCCCGCGCGCGCCGCGCCTgggccgccgtcgccgcgcgGCTCCGCGCGCGTAAGCCTG GCAGTGGTGGTATTCTGAAGCTCCACGAGGACGTGCAGACTTGCGGCTACAAGGACGTCCAGGTCATGTTCGACATGTTGACATCGGAACTCGAGGCTGCTGCTCAAGCCCAGAAGgcaccgccgtcgccgcccCGCAAACAGGCGCTACCGCCTGCGTGGCCCGGCCGGTCCACGATCGCCGCTGCGCAGTAG
- the LOC110437219 gene encoding uncharacterized protein LOC110437219, whose protein sequence is MDIEPEPPASDDSPDWRYPLLQRLVDGTLPPDLAEARRVARRAKTFVLLDGEMYKRSPSGVLMRCIPRQEGIKLLQDVHSGACGHHVAPWTLVGNAFRQGFYWPTAVADATEIVRTCEGCQFYARKIHLPAQALHTIPIT, encoded by the coding sequence atggacatcgaacCAGAACCACCTGCGTCTGACGACTCGCCTGACTGGCGCTACCCCTTGCTTCAACGCCTCGTCGACGGCACTTTGCCCCCAGACCTGGCTGAGGCAAGGCGCGTGGCACGTCGCGCCAAGACCTTTGTCCTCCTTGACGGGGAGATGTATAAGCGCAGCCCCTCGGGCGTCCTTATGCGTTGCATCCCACGACAGGAGGGAATCAAGCTCCTGCAGGacgtacactcgggggcttgtggccaccatgtcgCGCCTTGGACgctggtaggaaatgccttccgacaaggcttctactggcccacaGCTGTGGCCGACGCCACTGAGATCGTGcggacctgtgagggatgccagttttacgctcggAAGATTCATCTCCCCGCTCAGGCTCTGCATACAATCCCCATCACCTAG
- the LOC8057870 gene encoding uncharacterized protein LOC8057870 isoform X1, which translates to MVAWWRRKVLPRARRAWAAVAARLRARKPGFHLDTMRSGSGGILKLHEDVQTCGYKDVQVMFDMLTSELEAAAQAQKAPPSPPRKQALPPAWPGRSTIAAAQ; encoded by the exons ATGGTGGCGTGGTGGCGGAGGAAGGTGCTGCCCCGCGCGCGCCGCGCCTgggccgccgtcgccgcgcgGCTCCGCGCGCGTAAGCCTG GATTTCACCTGGACACCATGAGATCAGGCAGTGGTGGTATTCTGAAGCTCCACGAGGACGTGCAGACTTGCGGCTACAAGGACGTCCAGGTCATGTTCGACATGTTGACATCGGAACTCGAGGCTGCTGCTCAAGCCCAGAAGgcaccgccgtcgccgcccCGCAAACAGGCGCTACCGCCTGCGTGGCCCGGCCGGTCCACGATCGCCGCTGCGCAGTAG